From a region of the Syngnathoides biaculeatus isolate LvHL_M chromosome 2, ASM1980259v1, whole genome shotgun sequence genome:
- the LOC133515181 gene encoding F-box only protein 6-like isoform X2 — translation MGANLSSDRVASERIPSSVASMSKVSVPLEVLEEIFLNLPPQQVVHTCRLVCRQWREIADGQSLWRDRCRREGHHHQREVPADWRIFYFLCEKRRNLLKNPRAEDQMKDWQILDNGGDQWKVEAVFVAHPDHAVKNSFVTSYGKSQLIDLKSEGYNASFMDRLQPRIKISDWYAPRWDCGCQYKIHVELLSQKKKPIQIFSPEEIFFEQWNDGNWNQITHEFQNYGPGVRYIRFIHGGKDTQFWAGWYGIRLTDSCVEICPALDT, via the exons ATGGGTGCGAATCTGAGCTCTGACCGCGTCGCCTCGGAACGTATTCCGTCTTCTGTTGCCAGCATGTCAAAG GTCTCGGTTCCTCTGGAGGTCCTGGAGGAGATCTTCTTGAATCTCCCCCCTCAGCAGGTGGTCCACACTTGTCGCTTAGTGTGCCGCCAGTGGAGAGAAATCGCCGACGGCCAGTCGCTGTGGCGAGACCGATGCCGCAGGGAAGGTCACCATCACCAGCGCGAGGTCCCCGCCGACTGGAGGATCTTTTACTTCTTGTGCGAGAAGAGACGGAATCTCCTCAAGAACCCTCGGGCGGAAG ATCAAATGAAAGATTGGCAGATTTTGGACAACGGCGGTGACCAGTGGAAAGTGGAAGCCGTCTTCGTGGCGCACCCCGACCACGCCGTCAAGAACAGCTTTGTGACTTCATACGG GAAGTCCCAGCTGATTGATTTGAAGTCGGAAGGTTACAACGCGTCGTTCATGGATCGCTTGCAGCCGCGCATCAAAATATCCGATTG GTACGCCCCTCGATGGGACTGCGGCTGTCAGTACAAGATCCACGTGGAGCTGCTGAGTCAAAAGAAGAAGCCCATTCAAATCTTTTCCCCCgaggagattttttttgagCAGTGGAACGACGGGAACTGGAACCAG ATAACCCACGAGTTCCAGAACTACGGCCCAGGAGTGCGCTACATTCGCTTTATCCACGGAGGCAAGGACACGCAGTTCTGGGCCGGGTGGTACGGCATTCGCCTTACGGACAGTTGCGTTGAGATATGTCCTGCCCTCGACACGTAG
- the LOC133515181 gene encoding F-box only protein 6-like isoform X1, with translation MGANLSSDRVASERIPSSVASMSKVSVPLEVLEEIFLNLPPQQVVHTCRLVCRQWREIADGQSLWRDRCRREGHHHQREVPADWRIFYFLCEKRRNLLKNPRAEDQMKDWQILDNGGDQWKVEAVFVAHPDHAVKNSFVTSYGMCRKSQLIDLKSEGYNASFMDRLQPRIKISDWYAPRWDCGCQYKIHVELLSQKKKPIQIFSPEEIFFEQWNDGNWNQITHEFQNYGPGVRYIRFIHGGKDTQFWAGWYGIRLTDSCVEICPALDT, from the exons ATGGGTGCGAATCTGAGCTCTGACCGCGTCGCCTCGGAACGTATTCCGTCTTCTGTTGCCAGCATGTCAAAG GTCTCGGTTCCTCTGGAGGTCCTGGAGGAGATCTTCTTGAATCTCCCCCCTCAGCAGGTGGTCCACACTTGTCGCTTAGTGTGCCGCCAGTGGAGAGAAATCGCCGACGGCCAGTCGCTGTGGCGAGACCGATGCCGCAGGGAAGGTCACCATCACCAGCGCGAGGTCCCCGCCGACTGGAGGATCTTTTACTTCTTGTGCGAGAAGAGACGGAATCTCCTCAAGAACCCTCGGGCGGAAG ATCAAATGAAAGATTGGCAGATTTTGGACAACGGCGGTGACCAGTGGAAAGTGGAAGCCGTCTTCGTGGCGCACCCCGACCACGCCGTCAAGAACAGCTTTGTGACTTCATACGG gatGTGCAGGAAGTCCCAGCTGATTGATTTGAAGTCGGAAGGTTACAACGCGTCGTTCATGGATCGCTTGCAGCCGCGCATCAAAATATCCGATTG GTACGCCCCTCGATGGGACTGCGGCTGTCAGTACAAGATCCACGTGGAGCTGCTGAGTCAAAAGAAGAAGCCCATTCAAATCTTTTCCCCCgaggagattttttttgagCAGTGGAACGACGGGAACTGGAACCAG ATAACCCACGAGTTCCAGAACTACGGCCCAGGAGTGCGCTACATTCGCTTTATCCACGGAGGCAAGGACACGCAGTTCTGGGCCGGGTGGTACGGCATTCGCCTTACGGACAGTTGCGTTGAGATATGTCCTGCCCTCGACACGTAG